In the Arachis ipaensis cultivar K30076 chromosome B10, Araip1.1, whole genome shotgun sequence genome, one interval contains:
- the LOC107622464 gene encoding pathogenesis-related protein 1C: MASFSVVLCVLGLVIVGHVAYAQDSQQDYLDAHDAARSEVGVPNLSWDDTVAAYAQNYANQRKGDCQLIHSGGQYGENLAWGSGDLSGTDAVKLWVDEKQYYDYDSNSCASGQVCGHYTQVVWRNSLRLGCAKVTCDNNAGTFIICSYDPAGNVVGEKPY; encoded by the coding sequence ATGGCTTCATTCTCTGTTGTGTTGTGTGTGTTAGGGTTAGTGATTGTGGGTCACGTGGCCTATGCTCAAGACTCACAACAAGACTACCTTGATGCTCACGACGCAGCAAGATCCGAGGTTGGTGTTCCAAACTTGTCTTGGGATGACACCGTTGCAGCCTATGCACAAAACTACGCCAATCAGCGCAAAGGTGATTGCCAATTGATTCATTCCGGTGGCCAATATGGGGAGAACCTTGCATGGGGCAGCGGCGACCTTTCCGGCACGGATGCCGTGAAATTGTGGGTGGACGAAAAGCAATACTATGACTACGATTCCAACAGCTGTGCGAGTGGCCAAGTCTGCGGCCACTACACACAGGTGGTTTGGCGCAACTCGTTAAGACTTGGTTGCGCCAAAGTAACTTGCGATAATAATGCGGGCACTTTTATTATTTGCAGTTATGATCCTGCTGGTAACGTCGTTGGTGAAAAGCCTTACTAA